A region from the Paenarthrobacter aurescens genome encodes:
- a CDS encoding transglycosylase domain-containing protein, with the protein MARNKGQKIGLGRVLLRIFGFFFVSALCGVLIIGFLAPVVAFTSTTVGGSVGFYQKLPSELNVNSPSLSSTVVAADGTLIATFFAENRVKVPLEEMSPFIREAIIAIEDNRFYDHAGVDAQGIIRALTSNLTQGTRQGASTLTQQYVTNVLNESRLSEGRPEDVVLSGQKTVGDKLREIKLALELEKRFSKDQILEGYLNIVFFNRNAYGIEAASRYFFSTSASDLTLPQAALLAGLVNGPSIYDPFASPDAALARRNLVLDRMLEQGKITPVDHGVAVATPIELNITPSLQGCAGTTFATYFCDYVSHLILNNEDYGATLEDRERLLYRGGLTITTTLDSRLQNLAQQQVDASAGANPDKWGAAMTTVQPGTGKILAMAQNTVFVPQEGKYDTQLNFNVDAKDENGYDLNGAGGFQPGSTMKPFIYAEWLNEGKNPTAVVDASRRVYPVGFQWRSSCGKVLGGYSTAQKAQNLGADDDLQNNDDGYYRPMPINYGLYNSINTATFATAAQLDFCGIQKMVDAVGLHSGLDNAPINMHQIGNLLGSIGVAPMVLANAYATFANDGTYCKPIAITGISDSQGREYEPQTPECREAVKPAVARGVNAVLQDVLKVGSGVYIEPKVHTKAPVAAKTGTSNNNGATWIAGYTTSLATASFFGDTSAGQQRAGQNITINGKFYKSLDGYMIAGPQWANYMTEAVALYPSVAFPAPPAPPAPTPSVPTTPQPTRR; encoded by the coding sequence GTCCGTGGGGTTTTACCAAAAGCTGCCCAGTGAGCTCAACGTCAATTCCCCTTCGCTGTCCAGCACCGTGGTCGCCGCGGACGGCACTCTCATCGCCACCTTTTTCGCGGAGAACCGTGTGAAAGTCCCGCTGGAGGAAATGTCCCCGTTCATTCGTGAGGCGATCATCGCGATCGAAGACAACCGCTTCTACGATCACGCAGGTGTGGACGCCCAAGGGATCATTCGCGCGCTGACTTCCAACCTGACCCAGGGCACCCGGCAAGGCGCTTCCACCCTGACCCAGCAATACGTCACCAATGTGCTCAACGAGTCGCGCCTGTCCGAGGGAAGGCCGGAAGATGTGGTGCTCAGCGGCCAGAAGACTGTGGGCGATAAGCTGCGTGAAATCAAGCTCGCCTTGGAACTGGAAAAGCGCTTCAGCAAGGACCAAATCCTTGAGGGATACCTGAACATCGTGTTCTTCAACCGGAACGCCTACGGGATCGAGGCAGCATCACGGTACTTCTTCAGCACCTCAGCCAGTGATCTGACGTTGCCACAGGCAGCACTGCTGGCCGGCCTGGTCAATGGTCCGAGCATCTATGACCCCTTTGCCTCCCCGGATGCTGCGCTCGCCCGACGCAACCTGGTACTGGACCGGATGCTGGAACAAGGCAAAATCACGCCCGTTGATCACGGAGTGGCAGTAGCCACGCCCATTGAACTGAACATCACACCCTCCCTGCAGGGATGCGCGGGAACAACCTTTGCCACCTATTTCTGCGACTACGTCTCCCACCTGATCCTTAACAACGAGGACTACGGGGCAACCCTGGAGGACCGTGAACGGCTCCTCTACCGGGGCGGCCTGACCATCACCACCACGTTGGACAGCCGGCTCCAGAACCTTGCCCAACAACAAGTGGACGCCTCAGCCGGAGCCAACCCGGACAAATGGGGTGCGGCCATGACAACCGTTCAGCCCGGCACCGGGAAAATCCTTGCCATGGCCCAGAACACGGTGTTCGTTCCTCAGGAAGGCAAATACGACACCCAGCTGAACTTCAACGTCGATGCCAAAGATGAGAACGGCTACGACCTCAATGGTGCCGGTGGATTCCAGCCGGGTTCCACCATGAAACCGTTCATCTATGCCGAGTGGCTCAACGAGGGCAAGAATCCCACAGCCGTTGTTGACGCATCACGCAGGGTATACCCCGTGGGCTTCCAGTGGCGTTCGAGCTGCGGCAAGGTCCTTGGCGGCTACAGCACCGCCCAGAAGGCCCAAAACCTGGGTGCAGATGACGATCTGCAAAACAACGACGACGGCTATTACCGTCCTATGCCCATCAACTACGGCCTGTACAACTCCATCAACACCGCCACTTTCGCCACCGCAGCGCAACTGGACTTCTGCGGGATCCAGAAGATGGTGGACGCCGTGGGCCTGCACAGCGGTTTGGACAACGCGCCCATCAACATGCACCAGATCGGCAACCTTCTTGGTTCCATTGGGGTGGCCCCCATGGTCCTGGCCAACGCCTACGCCACCTTCGCCAATGACGGCACCTACTGCAAGCCAATCGCCATAACCGGGATCAGCGACTCCCAAGGCCGGGAGTATGAGCCGCAAACTCCCGAATGCAGGGAAGCAGTAAAACCGGCTGTAGCCCGTGGCGTGAACGCCGTCCTCCAGGATGTCCTCAAGGTAGGTTCCGGTGTGTACATTGAGCCCAAGGTTCACACCAAGGCCCCCGTTGCAGCCAAGACCGGCACGTCCAACAACAACGGCGCCACCTGGATTGCCGGTTACACCACAAGCCTCGCTACGGCGTCGTTCTTCGGTGATACCTCAGCGGGACAGCAGCGGGCCGGGCAGAACATCACCATCAACGGCAAGTTCTACAAGTCCCTGGACGGGTACATGATTGCGGGTCCGCAGTGGGCCAATTACATGACGGAGGCAGTGGCGCTCTACCCGAGCGTGGCCTTCCCGGCACCGCCCGCTCCCCCGGCGCCCACGCCATCCGTACCGACGACGCCACAGCCCACACGCCGCTGA
- a CDS encoding FAD-dependent oxidoreductase, producing the protein MNGNTLRTVDCDVLVIGSGAGGMSAAVTAAFHGLKVMVVEKANVCGGATSWSGGWAWAPGNPLAKEEGVNEDKETFRTYLREVLGGQYQVSRVDAFLEAAPHMVGFFHDKTSLQFVPGSKINDIYGELPGAGTGNRSVGPKPLNARTIKPGLRAKMRHQLYETSFLGMGIMAGPDLSKFLSASQGNPKGLFHAGWRFGFHLLDLLTHRRNMQLVNGTALTARLMKSADDLGVDIRVSTPATALLKDGNGKVTGAVVRSPEGELQIKARRGVVLASGGFPNDVQRRKELFPKTPTGREHWTLSPGETTGDGINLAQAVGARFRSDVKSPAAWCPVSLVPYRNGRTGVFPHIMDRAKPGSIGVRADGKRFVNEANGYYDYVEALLAATPEGETVESWQIADSRFVRRFPLGMAKPLPVPLLPYLRSGYLVKGRTLEELASKCGIDPTELRRTVARFNANARAGVDPEFGRGETAFNRYGGDATTKPNPSLGPIEKGPFYAVRVVPGSFGTFAGLDTDSRSRALNHDGGPIEGLYVAGNDQASVMGGHYPAGGINLGPALTFGYIAGRHLAGVERYEDDGTQAEGTQAHSTQADVTHADVEHAL; encoded by the coding sequence ATGAACGGCAACACCCTCCGCACCGTGGACTGCGATGTCCTGGTCATCGGCTCCGGCGCCGGAGGAATGTCCGCGGCTGTCACGGCTGCGTTCCACGGGCTGAAGGTCATGGTTGTTGAGAAAGCAAATGTTTGCGGAGGCGCCACTTCCTGGTCCGGAGGTTGGGCCTGGGCGCCTGGCAATCCGCTGGCTAAGGAAGAAGGAGTCAACGAGGACAAGGAAACCTTCCGAACCTACCTTCGGGAAGTTCTTGGCGGGCAGTACCAAGTCAGCAGGGTGGATGCCTTCCTCGAAGCGGCACCGCATATGGTGGGCTTCTTCCATGACAAGACCTCCCTGCAGTTCGTCCCGGGCAGCAAGATCAATGACATCTACGGTGAGCTCCCGGGGGCAGGCACGGGCAACCGGTCCGTTGGCCCCAAACCGCTGAACGCCCGCACCATCAAGCCCGGACTCAGGGCGAAGATGCGGCACCAGCTGTACGAGACCTCCTTCCTTGGCATGGGCATTATGGCCGGCCCGGACCTCAGCAAGTTCCTGTCAGCATCCCAAGGCAACCCCAAGGGCTTGTTTCACGCGGGTTGGCGTTTCGGATTCCACCTCCTGGACCTGCTGACGCACCGCCGCAACATGCAACTGGTCAACGGCACGGCCTTGACGGCCAGGCTCATGAAATCCGCGGACGATCTCGGCGTGGACATCCGCGTCTCCACCCCGGCCACAGCGTTGCTCAAGGACGGGAATGGGAAGGTGACTGGCGCCGTCGTGCGTTCTCCTGAAGGGGAGTTGCAGATCAAGGCGCGCCGCGGTGTGGTCCTGGCATCCGGCGGTTTTCCCAACGATGTTCAGCGGCGCAAGGAACTCTTTCCCAAGACGCCCACCGGCCGGGAGCACTGGACGTTGTCGCCGGGCGAAACCACCGGTGACGGCATCAACCTGGCACAGGCTGTGGGTGCCCGCTTCAGATCTGACGTGAAGTCGCCGGCTGCGTGGTGCCCGGTGTCGTTGGTGCCGTACCGGAACGGCAGGACCGGGGTGTTCCCGCACATCATGGACCGCGCCAAGCCGGGAAGCATCGGTGTCCGTGCGGATGGCAAGCGGTTCGTGAACGAGGCCAACGGCTACTACGACTACGTGGAGGCACTCCTGGCCGCTACCCCTGAGGGCGAAACTGTGGAGTCGTGGCAGATTGCGGATAGCCGTTTTGTTCGCAGGTTTCCCTTGGGAATGGCCAAGCCGCTCCCTGTACCGCTCCTGCCCTACCTACGCTCCGGGTACCTGGTCAAAGGCCGAACGCTGGAGGAACTGGCGAGCAAATGCGGCATCGACCCCACGGAATTGCGCCGCACCGTGGCCCGGTTCAACGCAAATGCCCGTGCCGGCGTCGATCCCGAATTCGGCCGCGGCGAGACCGCTTTCAACCGCTACGGCGGCGACGCAACCACCAAGCCCAACCCGTCATTGGGGCCCATTGAGAAGGGTCCGTTCTACGCGGTGCGCGTGGTGCCCGGCAGCTTCGGGACGTTCGCCGGACTGGACACCGATAGCCGCAGCAGGGCACTGAACCACGACGGCGGCCCGATCGAGGGCTTGTACGTTGCCGGGAATGATCAGGCCAGCGTCATGGGCGGGCACTACCCCGCGGGCGGAATCAATCTGGGCCCGGCGCTGACCTTCGGGTACATCGCGGGCCGTCATCTCGCTGGCGTGGAGCGCTACGAGGACGACGGCACCCAAGCGGAAGGCACCCAAGCACACAGCACCCAAGCGGACGTGACCCATGCGGACGTGGAGCACGCCCTCTAG
- a CDS encoding sugar phosphate isomerase/epimerase produces the protein MSTQNRRLGIAQLSLVGTAPPDLVTIAAQAGFDFIGARVRPVTTTERPYDLQPGSPMLKETLERMADTGITVEDIEFLLLDGTGLQNGQDQREAWLLMMEAGQALGASTLTVACADPDLDRFGDHLAQMTQDGQAYGIIPTLEPIAYQSVRSIPQSVTLAQRAGCKVVVDALHFNRFGGTADELETAAHLVPLIQLCDGPAVAPGSREALITESRSERGVPGAGGFDLHSILAAFPAETPVSIETPSDKRVAEMGELAWAKHLKAAADAVLNTTELSNTALNTTELSNTALTRSSK, from the coding sequence GTGAGCACTCAAAATCGCCGGCTGGGAATTGCCCAGCTCTCCCTCGTCGGAACCGCACCGCCGGACTTGGTGACCATCGCGGCACAGGCGGGCTTCGACTTCATCGGAGCACGCGTCCGTCCTGTCACCACCACAGAGCGGCCGTATGACCTCCAGCCTGGCTCTCCCATGCTCAAGGAGACGCTGGAGAGGATGGCGGATACAGGAATCACGGTGGAAGACATCGAGTTTCTGCTCCTGGACGGAACCGGGCTGCAAAACGGACAGGATCAGCGCGAAGCCTGGCTGCTCATGATGGAAGCCGGGCAAGCCTTGGGAGCATCAACCCTGACGGTTGCCTGCGCAGACCCGGACCTTGACCGTTTTGGAGACCACCTCGCACAGATGACACAGGATGGCCAGGCCTACGGAATCATTCCCACGTTGGAACCCATCGCCTACCAATCGGTTCGTTCCATCCCTCAGTCAGTAACGCTGGCCCAACGGGCGGGTTGCAAGGTTGTTGTTGACGCACTCCACTTCAACCGCTTCGGTGGCACTGCGGACGAGCTCGAAACAGCTGCGCATCTGGTTCCCCTGATCCAGCTCTGCGACGGTCCGGCTGTTGCGCCGGGAAGCCGGGAAGCCCTCATCACAGAGTCACGCTCGGAGCGGGGTGTTCCCGGGGCGGGCGGATTCGACCTCCACAGCATACTTGCGGCCTTCCCGGCAGAAACCCCGGTCAGCATCGAGACGCCATCTGACAAAAGGGTGGCGGAGATGGGTGAACTGGCGTGGGCCAAACACCTCAAAGCGGCGGCAGATGCTGTCCTCAACACCACAGAACTCAGCAACACAGCACTGAACACCACAGAACTCAGCAACACAGCACTCACCAGGAGCAGCAAATGA
- a CDS encoding FAD-dependent oxidoreductase yields MISSTAAASPLTLGRNGRTPKTLRNRLASAPMERNYGTTDGFITEQYIDYLLTRAKAGLGMVTTEATYVRADGKGRTHQLGLHTDAMIPGLRRLTDALHAEGALAAVELNHGGRTAQSAVSGFKNLAPSPVPCPTAGGEVPRELTAAECYELVDAYAVAARRAVAAGFDVINLHGAHGYLIHQFMSPISNHRTDEFAAPEFFMNLVIDAVRDAVPDAIVGMRVSVVEGPADGISAEQQVGIIAKAHLEKLDFLDISAGSYDAGEWIVQSGEWKPGILADYAKAYRRFGLPLGMAGRLNSPEIIEEVLSEGTCDFVSLARAIHADPAFVGGVLRGDRYRPCIACNVCIDNLGLGQVTCTVNPAVGRSRVPVPTPAVRPASKVLVVGAGPAGLTAARELAEAGARVTLMDDGVRPGGQFALAERMKSTPDFHRFADWSTAENERLGVEVRLGAHVDTSDAGALARGFGADAVVIATGGVRPAPGFVGGDSPRVSDIREWLAAHPEVLDVHPEDPDGGPSGSAGSVPEAVTIWGADSVAMSVADTLAARGTAVLIVGPQETMAPESGRRAKILAVPRLEANPKVRIFLSSTIEEFDGARVRVNHSGVEEWLDAPGDLLVSRSVLPMDGAITAEEREAQLSLSAAVPVAIAGTVIDKTPAIVSNAVKSGYDAAQRIATALALTPSADTLGTPSAEFAGTVPDRRTVPANSQHSSDLADTEHAFTLNGARK; encoded by the coding sequence ATGATTTCTTCAACAGCTGCAGCATCACCCCTGACCTTGGGCCGCAACGGCCGCACTCCCAAGACCCTCCGCAACCGCCTCGCTTCGGCCCCGATGGAACGCAACTATGGCACCACGGACGGCTTCATCACCGAGCAATACATCGACTACCTCCTGACCCGCGCCAAAGCCGGACTGGGCATGGTCACCACAGAAGCCACATACGTCCGGGCTGACGGCAAGGGCCGCACGCACCAACTCGGCCTGCACACCGATGCCATGATTCCCGGTCTCCGCCGGCTCACCGACGCCCTGCACGCAGAAGGTGCCTTGGCCGCCGTCGAACTTAACCACGGCGGCCGCACCGCGCAATCGGCAGTTTCCGGGTTCAAGAACCTCGCGCCGTCGCCGGTTCCATGCCCGACGGCGGGTGGCGAAGTTCCGAGGGAACTCACCGCAGCCGAGTGCTACGAACTCGTGGACGCCTACGCGGTTGCCGCCCGCCGCGCGGTTGCCGCAGGTTTCGATGTGATCAACCTCCACGGAGCCCACGGGTACCTGATCCACCAGTTCATGTCGCCGATTTCCAACCACCGCACGGACGAATTCGCGGCACCGGAGTTCTTCATGAACCTGGTCATCGATGCTGTGCGGGATGCCGTACCGGACGCGATCGTGGGCATGCGCGTCTCAGTGGTTGAGGGGCCGGCCGACGGAATCAGCGCCGAGCAGCAAGTGGGCATTATCGCCAAAGCCCATCTGGAAAAGCTCGACTTCCTGGACATCTCCGCAGGCAGCTACGACGCCGGCGAATGGATCGTCCAATCCGGGGAGTGGAAGCCCGGGATCCTTGCAGATTATGCCAAGGCCTACCGCCGGTTCGGGCTCCCGCTGGGGATGGCCGGCCGGCTCAACAGCCCGGAGATCATTGAGGAAGTGCTCTCCGAAGGAACCTGCGATTTCGTCAGCCTGGCCCGCGCCATCCACGCCGATCCCGCATTCGTTGGTGGCGTGCTGCGAGGTGACCGCTACCGGCCCTGCATCGCGTGCAACGTGTGCATCGACAACCTTGGCCTTGGCCAAGTCACCTGCACAGTCAACCCCGCCGTTGGGCGTTCCCGCGTGCCGGTCCCCACTCCCGCTGTTCGCCCTGCTTCCAAGGTGCTTGTGGTCGGTGCCGGTCCCGCCGGACTCACCGCCGCCCGCGAACTCGCCGAAGCCGGTGCCAGGGTCACGTTGATGGACGACGGCGTGCGGCCGGGCGGGCAGTTCGCGCTCGCTGAGCGCATGAAGTCGACGCCGGACTTCCACCGCTTTGCGGACTGGTCCACCGCGGAAAACGAGCGCTTGGGCGTTGAGGTTCGGTTGGGGGCCCACGTTGACACGTCCGACGCCGGCGCGCTGGCCCGCGGGTTCGGCGCAGATGCTGTGGTGATCGCAACCGGTGGCGTACGTCCCGCTCCCGGGTTCGTGGGCGGGGACTCGCCACGTGTTTCCGACATCCGGGAATGGCTCGCCGCACATCCGGAAGTGCTCGACGTGCACCCGGAGGACCCCGACGGCGGGCCGTCCGGTTCCGCGGGCAGCGTGCCGGAGGCTGTGACCATTTGGGGTGCGGACTCGGTGGCTATGAGCGTGGCTGACACTCTTGCAGCACGTGGAACCGCGGTGTTGATTGTGGGGCCGCAGGAAACCATGGCTCCGGAATCCGGACGGCGGGCCAAGATCCTTGCAGTGCCGCGCCTCGAAGCCAATCCAAAGGTGCGGATCTTCCTGTCCAGCACCATTGAGGAATTCGACGGTGCCCGGGTGCGCGTCAATCATTCCGGTGTGGAGGAATGGCTGGATGCTCCGGGCGATCTCCTGGTCTCACGTTCGGTACTGCCGATGGATGGCGCGATCACTGCCGAAGAACGGGAAGCTCAACTCAGCCTCTCCGCTGCCGTTCCCGTCGCAATCGCCGGGACGGTCATCGATAAAACACCGGCCATTGTGTCCAACGCCGTCAAGAGTGGTTACGACGCCGCCCAACGCATTGCCACGGCACTGGCACTCACCCCCTCCGCCGACACCCTTGGCACCCCCTCCGCCGAGTTCGCGGGAACGGTGCCAGACCGCCGGACAGTTCCGGCGAATTCGCAGCATTCCAGCGACCTCGCGGACACAGAGCATGCCTTCACCCTGAACGGAGCCCGAAAGTGA
- a CDS encoding Gfo/Idh/MocA family protein, whose amino-acid sequence MTSPATAPRTFRVGIAGCGAISRNHLEAFHALKNVKIVGVCDVDEERARATAEAWGVPNAVTSVEELLNLGLDIVSVCTPHPTHEEVVLQAAAAGVNVLCEKPIATKLESAERMVAACENAGVQLGVLFQRRFWPASQKIRTAIDDGTLGRAIMAQCSVMLHRAPDYYNRDAWRGTWESDGGGVLMSQAVHQIDLLQWYLGDVAEVYGKVNTYRHGDFIEVEDSATAVITFTSGAMATLQASTAVSPNLGIQLRITGETGASASLTEFPEGSDGRLDLWAVGERIVVEPVHPEGVEPNVDLSIINGQLIPFHKLQVQDFVQALENRTEPAITGKDALKSLRILLAVYESSRTGAPVRFAPGHPAHTAIPERRIRQKVAG is encoded by the coding sequence ATGACTTCGCCAGCAACAGCACCCCGCACCTTCCGCGTTGGAATCGCGGGTTGCGGCGCCATTTCCCGCAACCACCTGGAAGCCTTCCACGCCCTGAAGAACGTGAAGATCGTGGGTGTCTGCGACGTGGATGAGGAAAGGGCCAGGGCCACGGCAGAGGCCTGGGGCGTCCCCAACGCGGTAACCAGCGTGGAGGAGCTCCTGAACCTGGGCCTGGACATCGTCTCCGTTTGCACTCCCCACCCCACCCACGAGGAAGTGGTGCTGCAAGCCGCTGCCGCGGGAGTGAACGTCCTCTGTGAGAAGCCGATTGCCACCAAGCTCGAGTCAGCCGAACGCATGGTGGCCGCCTGCGAGAACGCCGGGGTGCAGCTTGGGGTACTTTTCCAGCGCCGCTTCTGGCCGGCGTCGCAAAAGATCCGCACCGCGATCGACGACGGCACGTTGGGCCGCGCCATCATGGCCCAATGCTCGGTGATGCTGCACCGTGCCCCGGACTACTACAACCGGGATGCTTGGCGTGGCACCTGGGAAAGCGACGGCGGCGGGGTCCTCATGTCCCAGGCCGTTCACCAGATCGATCTCCTCCAGTGGTACCTGGGCGACGTGGCCGAGGTCTACGGCAAGGTCAACACCTACCGTCACGGCGACTTTATAGAGGTAGAGGATTCCGCCACTGCGGTGATCACCTTCACCTCCGGGGCCATGGCAACACTGCAGGCCTCCACCGCAGTGTCACCCAATCTTGGAATTCAGCTCCGCATCACCGGCGAAACAGGCGCCTCGGCATCCCTCACGGAGTTCCCCGAAGGCAGCGACGGCCGGCTGGACCTGTGGGCGGTAGGGGAGCGAATCGTCGTCGAGCCCGTCCACCCGGAGGGAGTGGAGCCCAACGTTGATCTGTCCATCATCAATGGCCAGCTGATCCCGTTCCACAAACTGCAGGTCCAGGATTTCGTGCAAGCCCTGGAAAACAGGACGGAACCGGCCATCACCGGCAAGGACGCCCTGAAGTCATTGCGTATCCTGCTGGCCGTTTACGAATCCTCACGGACGGGAGCGCCCGTCCGCTTCGCACCCGGTCACCCCGCGCATACAGCCATCCCGGAACGACGCATCCGCCAGAAAGTGGCCGGCTAA